One window from the genome of Acidobacteriota bacterium encodes:
- a CDS encoding MATE family efflux transporter, translating into MPPQAPWHRIPWREYRHVLALAAPVILANISNNLLALADTLMVGSLGTTELAAVGYGLLLVFLIYGFPIGLISIGNAFAAQFFGAGRGADCRRLVRLALWLGLAAGLGAAALSWASDGLMVLLGIEPEIRRQAFLYVSRRALGAPFLFVVVGWANVLNGLGHVRTPMALTVLANAMNIGLNYLLIFGHGGFPAMGIEGAALATAASNLVSFLMFAAILKWRPPAVLRPPHGAGERPDRSFAREFFRVGLPNGVYVLLDIGGLFAFSTIVEWIGVTALAINQVPVRVMALSYMFNLGLSIAATTLVGQAAGAGRPAAVSRSARLALQLSTGVLVALSLTYLLAREPIVRAFSLEAALVAPAAAMVSLMVVFHFFDGLTIVLYGCLKGLGDTRFPTLVYMAGQWLLALPLAWALALPAGLGLPGAWAALILEMAATGLVFWLRFRHLERQPGRWPLSAGAVR; encoded by the coding sequence ATGCCACCGCAGGCTCCCTGGCACCGGATCCCCTGGCGAGAGTACCGGCACGTGCTGGCCCTGGCGGCGCCGGTGATCCTGGCGAACATCAGCAACAACCTGCTGGCTCTGGCGGACACGCTCATGGTGGGGTCGCTCGGCACCACCGAACTGGCGGCGGTGGGCTACGGCCTGCTGCTGGTGTTCCTCATCTACGGGTTTCCCATCGGGCTCATCAGCATCGGCAACGCGTTCGCCGCCCAGTTCTTCGGCGCGGGCCGCGGCGCGGACTGCCGCCGGCTGGTCCGGCTGGCGCTCTGGCTGGGGCTGGCCGCCGGGCTGGGGGCAGCCGCCTTGTCGTGGGCCTCGGACGGGCTGATGGTGTTGCTCGGCATCGAGCCGGAAATCCGCCGTCAGGCGTTTCTCTATGTGTCGCGCCGGGCCCTGGGGGCGCCGTTCCTGTTCGTTGTCGTCGGCTGGGCGAACGTTCTAAACGGCCTGGGCCACGTTCGGACGCCCATGGCCCTCACCGTGCTTGCCAACGCGATGAACATCGGCCTGAACTACCTGCTCATCTTCGGCCATGGCGGCTTTCCGGCCATGGGGATCGAGGGGGCCGCCCTGGCCACCGCCGCATCCAACCTGGTCTCGTTCCTGATGTTCGCGGCGATCCTGAAGTGGCGGCCGCCGGCGGTGCTCCGCCCTCCGCACGGGGCGGGGGAGCGCCCCGACCGATCGTTCGCGCGCGAGTTCTTCCGTGTGGGGCTGCCCAACGGCGTCTACGTGCTGCTGGATATCGGGGGGCTGTTCGCGTTCTCCACCATCGTGGAGTGGATCGGGGTGACCGCCCTCGCCATCAACCAGGTGCCGGTGCGGGTTATGGCGTTGTCGTACATGTTCAACCTGGGGCTCTCCATCGCCGCCACCACGCTGGTGGGGCAGGCGGCCGGGGCGGGCCGTCCGGCGGCGGTGAGCCGATCGGCGCGGCTGGCGCTGCAGCTGTCGACCGGCGTCCTGGTGGCCCTGTCGCTGACTTACCTGCTGGCCCGCGAGCCCATCGTGCGCGCTTTCTCTCTGGAGGCGGCGCTGGTGGCTCCGGCGGCGGCGATGGTCTCGCTCATGGTGGTGTTCCACTTCTTCGACGGGCTGACCATTGTCCTGTACGGCTGCCTCAAGGGCTTGGGCGACACCCGCTTTCCCACGCTGGTGTACATGGCCGGACAGTGGCTGCTGGCCCTGCCGCTGGCGTGGGCGTTGGCGCTTCCCGCCGGCCTGGGGTTGCCGGGCGCGTGGGCGGCGCTCATCCTGGAGATGGCGGCGACGGGCCTGGTGTTCTGGCTGCGGTTCCGCCACCTGGAGCGCCAACCCGGGCGCTGGCCGCTGTCGGCCGGGGCCGTCCGCTGA
- the efp gene encoding elongation factor P encodes MMINATDIRKGVIIKMDGELFQVLTYHHATPGNLRGFVQTKLRNLKTGTQKDYRFRSTDRVEKAFLDTHQMSYLYADSDHFYFMNTETFEQVSLGPEALGDAVNYLKPETVITVDFYDGKPVGVELPAAVELLVVETDPAVKNATVSNVTKHAKLETGLVVQVPPFVEEGDIIKVNTDSGTYISRC; translated from the coding sequence ATCATGATCAACGCGACCGATATCCGCAAAGGCGTCATCATTAAAATGGATGGCGAGCTATTCCAGGTGCTCACCTACCACCATGCTACGCCAGGCAACCTGCGAGGCTTCGTGCAGACGAAGCTGCGCAACCTCAAGACCGGCACCCAGAAGGACTACCGCTTCCGCTCCACCGACCGGGTGGAAAAGGCATTTCTCGACACCCACCAGATGTCCTATCTCTATGCCGACAGCGACCACTTCTACTTCATGAACACCGAGACGTTTGAGCAGGTCAGCCTCGGTCCCGAGGCGCTCGGCGACGCGGTGAACTACCTCAAGCCCGAGACCGTCATCACGGTGGATTTCTACGACGGCAAGCCGGTGGGTGTCGAACTGCCCGCCGCGGTGGAATTGCTGGTGGTCGAAACGGACCCGGCGGTGAAGAACGCCACCGTATCCAACGTGACCAAGCACGCCAAGCTGGAGACCGGCCTGGTGGTCCAGGTGCCTCCTTTCGTCGAGGAGGGCGACATCATCAAGGTCAACACCGACAGCGGCACTTACATCAGCCGCTGCTGA
- a CDS encoding aspartate carbamoyltransferase regulatory subunit, producing the protein MEMRISKLRNGAVIDHLRPGTAMKAIQVLGVTDGSTLSIGMFLDSKKMGRKDLIKIENRTLTTKEINKIAVLSPEATLCNIRDYQVVQKTKAHLPREISVIVRCNNPKCITNHEKVGTLFAVVEDNPLKLRCRYCERAMSGDEIELI; encoded by the coding sequence ATGGAGATGCGGATCTCCAAGCTGCGCAACGGAGCGGTGATCGACCACCTGCGCCCGGGCACGGCCATGAAGGCCATCCAGGTGCTGGGCGTCACCGACGGCAGCACGCTGTCCATCGGCATGTTCCTCGACTCCAAGAAGATGGGGCGCAAGGACCTGATCAAGATCGAGAACCGGACCCTGACCACCAAGGAGATCAACAAGATCGCCGTACTCTCACCGGAAGCCACCCTGTGCAACATCCGGGACTACCAGGTGGTCCAGAAGACCAAGGCCCACCTGCCGCGCGAAATTTCCGTCATCGTCCGGTGCAACAACCCCAAATGCATCACCAACCACGAGAAGGTCGGCACGCTGTTCGCCGTGGTGGAGGACAATCCGCTCAAACTCCGCTGCCGGTACTGCGAGCGGGCCATGAGCGGGGACGAGATCGAACTGATCTGA
- the pyrB gene encoding aspartate carbamoyltransferase, with protein MAANQDKYFRKFQGADVISIRDFSEEEILFVLDYARRFEAASAPVLQGKILATLFYEPSTRTRLSFESAMIGLCGSVMGFTDAAVSSAAKGESVRDTAKMIEGYADVMVIRHPLEGSARAAAEGAEIPVINGGDGANQHPTQTFLDLYTILKNKQTLRGLHVGFLGDLKYGRTVHSLAEALSHFDCRMYFVAPEMLRMPAHILSELDQHGITYSETENLYEVSRELDILYVTRIQKERFPDPLDYEKVKNVYILNEKLLEHVKSDLKILHPLPRVNEIDPALDAYPQAEYFQQSKNGVTVRKALLSLVLGVQL; from the coding sequence ATGGCGGCCAATCAGGATAAGTACTTCCGCAAGTTCCAAGGCGCAGACGTGATCTCCATCCGCGATTTCAGCGAGGAAGAGATCCTCTTCGTCCTGGACTACGCGAGGCGCTTTGAAGCAGCGTCGGCGCCCGTCCTGCAGGGCAAGATCCTGGCCACCCTCTTCTACGAGCCCAGCACCCGGACCCGCCTGAGCTTCGAGAGCGCCATGATCGGCCTGTGCGGCTCGGTCATGGGCTTCACCGACGCGGCCGTGAGCTCGGCGGCCAAGGGCGAATCGGTGCGCGACACCGCCAAGATGATCGAGGGGTACGCCGATGTGATGGTGATCCGCCACCCGCTCGAGGGGTCGGCGCGGGCCGCCGCCGAGGGTGCCGAGATCCCGGTGATCAACGGCGGCGACGGAGCCAACCAGCATCCTACCCAGACCTTCCTCGACCTGTACACCATCCTCAAGAACAAGCAGACGCTCCGCGGCCTCCATGTCGGCTTCCTCGGCGACCTGAAGTACGGCCGGACGGTGCATTCACTGGCCGAGGCGCTGAGTCATTTCGACTGCCGGATGTACTTCGTCGCCCCCGAGATGCTGCGGATGCCCGCCCATATCCTGTCCGAGCTGGACCAGCACGGCATTACCTACAGCGAAACCGAGAACCTGTACGAGGTGTCCCGGGAACTCGACATCCTCTATGTCACCCGGATCCAGAAAGAGCGCTTTCCCGATCCCCTCGATTACGAGAAGGTCAAGAACGTTTACATCCTCAATGAGAAGCTGCTGGAGCACGTCAAGTCCGACCTGAAGATCCTGCACCCGTTGCCGCGGGTCAACGAGATCGACCCGGCGCTGGACGCGTACCCCCAGGCCGAGTATTTCCAGCAGTCGAAGAACGGCGTCACGGTGCGCAAAGCGCTGCTGTCGCTGGTGCTAGGAGTCCAACTATGA
- the argF gene encoding ornithine carbamoyltransferase codes for MAFNLKGRSLLSLKEETPEEIRFLLDISHQVKKDRRAGVAHQRFLGKTLALIFEKRSTRTRCAFETAFGEEGGYPVFLSVDDIQLGAKESIEDTARVLGRMFDAIQFRGFKQETVDALARWSGVPVYNGLTDLYHPTQVLADLMTVEEAFGRLAGIRFVYAGDGRNNMANSLMIGCAKMGLHYVIAAPKSLWPARELVKECQVWAKASGGSIAITDQMKDAVKGAEIIYTDVWASMGEESKAKERIKLLTPYQVNAKALAATGRPDTVFLHCLPAVKGQEVTADVLDGPQSRAWDEAENRKHTIKAVMLATI; via the coding sequence ATGGCATTTAACCTCAAAGGGCGTTCGCTGCTGAGTCTCAAGGAGGAAACCCCCGAGGAAATCCGCTTCCTGCTGGACATCTCCCATCAGGTGAAGAAGGATCGGCGGGCGGGCGTCGCCCACCAGCGCTTTCTGGGCAAGACGCTGGCGCTGATCTTCGAAAAGCGGTCCACCCGGACCCGCTGCGCCTTTGAGACCGCCTTCGGCGAGGAGGGCGGCTATCCGGTGTTTCTGTCCGTCGATGACATCCAGCTCGGCGCCAAGGAGAGCATTGAGGACACCGCCCGGGTGCTGGGCCGGATGTTCGACGCCATCCAGTTCCGCGGTTTCAAGCAGGAGACCGTGGACGCGCTGGCCCGCTGGTCCGGCGTGCCGGTCTACAACGGCCTGACCGACCTGTATCATCCCACCCAGGTTCTGGCCGACCTGATGACCGTGGAGGAGGCCTTCGGCCGCCTGGCGGGCATCCGGTTCGTGTACGCCGGCGACGGCCGCAACAACATGGCCAACTCGCTCATGATCGGTTGCGCCAAGATGGGTCTGCACTACGTCATCGCCGCGCCGAAGTCGCTCTGGCCCGCCAGGGAACTGGTCAAGGAGTGTCAGGTCTGGGCCAAGGCGTCGGGCGGCTCCATCGCCATCACCGACCAGATGAAGGATGCGGTGAAAGGCGCCGAGATCATCTACACCGACGTGTGGGCGTCCATGGGCGAGGAGAGCAAGGCCAAGGAACGGATCAAGCTGCTGACCCCCTACCAGGTCAACGCCAAGGCCCTGGCCGCCACCGGGCGGCCCGACACCGTGTTCCTCCACTGCCTGCCGGCGGTGAAGGGGCAGGAGGTCACCGCCGACGTGCTCGACGGTCCCCAGAGCCGCGCCTGGGACGAGGCGGAGAACCGCAAGCACACCATCAAGGCCGTCATGCTGGCCACGATATAG
- the arcC gene encoding carbamate kinase — MKKQRIVIAFGGNAILQKGQEGTVYEQFANTRLAIDRIMGLIRDGHEIVITHGNGPQVGNMMIRVDRSRGFAYDLPLGVCVADTQGEMGYMIAQSLQNRLTREQIHREVVAVVTQVVVDREDPSLKHPTKPVGRFHTEEEARLMMAEGKHMVEDAGRGWRHVVPSPHPSRVVESSVIRQLVEAGHIVIACGGGGMPVYVEDDGTYEGIDGVVDKDRASAVLAREIGADELIILTEVDKVALNFNKPDQRFLDRLTVAEARRYLAEGHFHKGSMGPKVEAVIDFLENGGKRAIIASLDKAYDALHGRAGTHFTRE, encoded by the coding sequence ATGAAGAAGCAACGCATCGTCATCGCTTTCGGAGGCAACGCCATCCTGCAGAAAGGCCAGGAGGGCACGGTCTACGAGCAGTTCGCCAACACGCGCCTGGCCATCGACCGGATCATGGGCCTGATCCGGGACGGCCATGAGATCGTCATCACCCACGGCAACGGCCCGCAGGTGGGCAACATGATGATCCGGGTGGACCGCTCGCGCGGCTTCGCCTACGACCTGCCGCTCGGTGTCTGCGTGGCCGACACCCAGGGCGAGATGGGCTACATGATCGCCCAGTCGCTCCAGAACCGCCTCACCCGCGAGCAGATCCACCGCGAGGTGGTGGCCGTGGTCACCCAGGTCGTCGTGGACCGCGAGGACCCCAGCCTGAAGCACCCCACCAAGCCGGTGGGCCGGTTCCACACCGAGGAGGAGGCGCGCCTGATGATGGCCGAGGGGAAGCACATGGTCGAGGACGCCGGCCGGGGCTGGCGCCATGTGGTGCCCTCGCCCCACCCGAGCCGGGTGGTGGAGAGTTCCGTCATCCGCCAGCTCGTGGAAGCCGGGCACATTGTCATCGCCTGCGGCGGCGGCGGTATGCCCGTCTACGTCGAGGACGATGGCACGTACGAGGGGATCGACGGCGTCGTGGACAAGGACCGCGCCTCGGCGGTGCTCGCCCGCGAGATCGGCGCCGACGAGCTGATCATCCTCACCGAGGTGGACAAGGTCGCCCTCAACTTCAACAAGCCGGACCAGCGCTTTCTGGACCGCCTGACGGTGGCGGAAGCGCGCCGGTACCTGGCCGAGGGCCACTTCCACAAGGGGAGCATGGGCCCGAAGGTGGAGGCGGTGATCGACTTTCTCGAAAACGGCGGCAAGCGGGCCATCATCGCCTCGCTCGACAAGGCCTACGACGCGCTGCACGGCCGCGCCGGCACGCACTTCACCCGGGAATAG
- a CDS encoding glycosyltransferase, translating to MSVPRVLITLPCHNEAEILEANVTTLREFCETRLEGYDWRLLIADNASTDATGTIGRELAERLVGVDYVRVAEKGRGRALRQCWTEHESDIYAYMDADLATELRHLPELLGAVRDGADAAIGSRLIPGARVTDRSLSREVSSRGYNLCLWLFFRAPFRDAQCGFKAVSRSVRDRFLPLTRDSHWFFDSELLLLAGRGGRRVREIPVCWRDDQVRDSKVRLIRDIVYFVRRILALRRRLWFDAELRARLRS from the coding sequence ATGTCCGTGCCCCGAGTGCTCATCACGCTGCCGTGCCACAACGAAGCCGAGATCCTCGAGGCGAACGTGACCACCCTCCGGGAGTTCTGTGAAACCCGCCTGGAGGGCTACGACTGGCGCCTGCTCATCGCCGACAACGCGTCCACCGACGCCACCGGGACCATCGGCCGGGAGCTGGCCGAACGGCTCGTGGGCGTGGATTATGTCCGTGTGGCCGAGAAGGGGCGCGGCCGCGCGCTCCGGCAGTGCTGGACCGAGCATGAGTCCGACATCTATGCGTATATGGATGCCGACCTGGCCACCGAGCTGCGCCACCTGCCCGAGCTGCTGGGGGCGGTACGCGATGGCGCCGACGCGGCCATCGGCAGCCGGCTGATCCCCGGCGCCCGGGTGACCGACCGGTCGCTGAGCCGTGAGGTTTCCTCCCGCGGGTACAATCTGTGCCTGTGGCTGTTCTTCCGGGCGCCGTTCCGTGACGCCCAGTGCGGGTTCAAGGCGGTGAGCCGCTCCGTCCGGGACCGCTTCCTGCCGCTGACCCGCGATTCGCACTGGTTTTTCGATTCCGAGCTCCTGCTGCTGGCCGGCCGGGGGGGGCGCCGGGTACGGGAAATCCCGGTCTGCTGGCGCGACGACCAGGTCCGTGACAGCAAGGTGCGGCTCATCCGCGACATCGTCTATTTCGTCCGCCGGATCCTTGCCCTGAGGCGGCGGCTCTGGTTCGACGCGGAGCTCCGGGCCCGGCTGCGGTCCTGA